A portion of the Microbacterium hominis genome contains these proteins:
- a CDS encoding TetR/AcrR family transcriptional regulator — protein MSPSSRHPQRKAALIAAARRVAAERGLAQTNVRAVAAEADVSAGSVIYYFPTFDELIYSSVEAVLEEFSESRLRASQVAADPVDRMRILIDLGIPDEITDELRIVYESISLMREKPHYRPLMRSIVERQVMLYRTTIELGTGLGAFRPTRDPAEIAGNIVALEDSFDYYPLFGYALDREACRRAVRAYASLALDCEIEPTQGAM, from the coding sequence GTGAGCCCGTCGTCCCGCCACCCGCAGCGCAAGGCGGCGCTCATCGCCGCCGCGCGGCGGGTGGCGGCCGAGCGCGGCCTCGCGCAGACCAACGTCCGCGCCGTCGCCGCCGAAGCCGACGTGAGCGCCGGCAGCGTCATCTACTACTTCCCGACCTTCGACGAACTCATCTACTCCAGCGTCGAGGCCGTGCTGGAGGAGTTCTCCGAGAGCCGACTGCGCGCCTCGCAGGTCGCCGCCGACCCGGTCGATCGCATGCGGATCCTGATCGACCTCGGCATCCCCGACGAGATCACCGACGAACTGCGCATCGTCTACGAATCCATCTCGCTCATGCGCGAGAAGCCGCATTACCGGCCCCTCATGCGCTCGATCGTCGAGCGGCAGGTCATGCTCTACCGCACGACCATCGAGCTCGGCACGGGCCTCGGTGCTTTCCGGCCCACGCGCGATCCGGCGGAGATCGCCGGCAACATCGTGGCCCTCGAGGACTCCTTCGACTATTACCCGCTCTTCGGGTACGCCCTCGATCGGGAGGCGTGCCGACGAGCCGTGCGCGCGTACGCGTCGCTGGCCCTCGACTGCGAGATCGAGCCCACTCAGGGCGCGATGTAG
- a CDS encoding cupin domain-containing protein has translation MTLEPGRVVDAATLRIHHEPVAGDQVAENGPTTGFVAIGELAGAEVGVWEMTEGAMRDVEAEELFVVIAGDATVEFTQPALPAIELSAGSVVRLAAGMRTVWTVRETLRKVYIAP, from the coding sequence ATGACCCTGGAGCCGGGCCGGGTGGTGGATGCCGCCACCCTGCGCATCCACCACGAACCGGTCGCCGGCGACCAGGTCGCCGAGAACGGGCCCACGACGGGCTTCGTCGCCATCGGCGAACTCGCCGGTGCCGAGGTGGGCGTGTGGGAGATGACCGAGGGCGCCATGCGCGACGTCGAGGCGGAGGAGCTGTTCGTCGTGATCGCCGGCGACGCCACCGTGGAATTCACGCAGCCGGCGCTGCCGGCGATCGAGCTGTCGGCCGGATCGGTCGTGCGCCTGGCGGCAGGCATGCGCACGGTCTGGACCGTGCGCGAAACCCTGCGGAAGGTCTACATCGCGCCCTGA
- a CDS encoding NAD(P)/FAD-dependent oxidoreductase — MGTTVFERLRPASTTIAHSLTDARHGVFWLDDLPADLTPDRPALSGEQTADLVVVGAGYTGLWTAMLALRRDPGLRVAIVEAATVGWAASGRNGGFCEASITHGYDNGLSRWPDEIDTLERLGMENLDAFEADLAEWGVDAQFERVGELDVAVEPHQLEWLREEMEHAGPDSVFLDEAEVQASIASPTYLGAVWHRRNNAILHPARLAAGLARAAEERGATVYEHSRVTGLDTSGAQVRVTTAEGALIADRVVLATNVFPSLLKRNRLMTVPVYDYVLMTEPLTAEQWDAVGWRDRQGIGDMANQFHYYRPTQDGRILFGGYDAVYHYGRRVRAQYEDRPESWEKLASHFFTTFPQLEGLTFTHRWAGAIDTSTQFCAFFGTARGGRVAYAAGFTGLGVGAARFAGEVMLDLLAGEKTERTELEMVRKRPLPFPPEPAAAIGINATRWSLDRADHNGGRRNLLLKTLDAVGLGFDS; from the coding sequence GTGGGCACCACGGTTTTCGAACGTCTCCGTCCGGCATCCACCACCATCGCGCACAGCCTCACCGACGCCCGCCACGGCGTGTTCTGGCTCGACGACCTCCCCGCCGACCTCACCCCCGACCGTCCCGCCCTCTCCGGGGAGCAGACCGCCGACCTCGTCGTCGTCGGCGCCGGCTACACCGGGCTGTGGACGGCGATGCTGGCGCTGCGCCGCGACCCCGGTCTGCGCGTGGCGATCGTCGAAGCGGCCACCGTCGGCTGGGCGGCCTCGGGCCGCAACGGCGGCTTCTGCGAGGCGAGCATCACCCACGGCTACGACAACGGCCTCAGCCGCTGGCCCGACGAGATCGACACGCTCGAGCGACTCGGCATGGAGAACCTCGACGCGTTCGAGGCCGACCTTGCCGAGTGGGGCGTCGACGCCCAGTTCGAGCGCGTCGGCGAGCTGGATGTCGCGGTCGAGCCGCACCAGCTGGAATGGCTGCGCGAGGAGATGGAGCACGCCGGCCCCGACAGCGTCTTCCTCGACGAGGCCGAGGTGCAGGCATCCATCGCATCTCCCACGTATCTCGGCGCCGTGTGGCACCGACGCAACAACGCGATCCTGCATCCGGCGCGACTGGCCGCGGGGCTCGCGCGGGCCGCGGAGGAGCGCGGCGCGACGGTCTACGAGCACTCCCGGGTCACGGGGCTCGACACCTCCGGGGCGCAGGTGCGCGTCACGACCGCGGAGGGTGCGCTGATCGCCGATCGCGTGGTGCTGGCGACCAACGTGTTCCCGTCGCTGCTCAAGCGCAACCGCCTCATGACGGTGCCGGTGTACGACTACGTGCTCATGACCGAGCCGCTGACTGCGGAGCAATGGGATGCCGTCGGCTGGCGCGACCGCCAGGGCATCGGCGACATGGCCAACCAGTTCCATTACTACCGGCCCACGCAGGATGGTCGCATCCTCTTCGGCGGGTACGACGCGGTCTACCACTACGGGCGCCGGGTGCGCGCGCAGTACGAGGATCGCCCGGAGTCGTGGGAGAAGCTCGCGAGCCATTTCTTCACGACGTTCCCGCAGCTGGAGGGGCTGACCTTCACGCACCGCTGGGCCGGCGCGATCGACACGTCCACGCAGTTCTGCGCGTTCTTCGGCACGGCGCGCGGCGGCCGGGTCGCCTACGCGGCCGGATTCACGGGGCTCGGCGTGGGCGCCGCGCGCTTCGCGGGCGAGGTGATGCTCGACCTGCTCGCGGGCGAGAAGACCGAGCGCACCGAGCTCGAGATGGTGCGCAAGCGTCCGCTGCCGTTCCCGCCCGAGCCCGCCGCGGCGATCGGCATCAACGCCACGCGCTGGTCGCTGGATCGCGCCGACCACAACGGCGGCCGGCGCAACCTGCTCCTGAAGACGCTGGACGCCGTCGGACTGGGGTTCGACTCATGA
- a CDS encoding amidohydrolase has product MAHADLVFAGGPVFTANTVRSRATAVAVRGGRIVAVGGDDVRELVGPRTEVVDLRGRMLVPGFQDAHVHPVWGGLDMLRCDLSALSSAAEYLDEIGRYAASHPDDAWVLGGGWQMSAFPGGTPTAAALDTVVADRPAFLPNRDGHGAWVNSAALRLAGIDRDTPDPADGRIERDAAGNPSGTLHEGAMGLVNRLLPEEPLDRLTEALLVGQRYLHSFGITAWQDAIVGAYGDAGDPGPAYLKAAADGTLTARVVGALWWDRTQGLEQIPALLERRDRYRGGRFAATSIKVMQDGVAENFTASMLEPYGDGHGHFTDNSGISFVAPEILNEAVPLLDEAGFQVHFHAIGDRAVRECLDAVERAIARNGGRRDNRHHIAHIQVVHPDDVPRFRQLGVAANMQSYWATLEPQMVELTLPFLGAPRSAWQYPFGDLLRAGAVLAAGSDWSVSTPDPLAAIHTAVNRTAAPGHEEGEYDPFLPEQAIDLATSLTAYTAGSAWVNHLDEVTGTVEVGKFADLAVLDRDPFAGPADQIGATRVLQTFVEGERVFAADDS; this is encoded by the coding sequence ATGGCACACGCTGATCTCGTCTTCGCGGGCGGGCCGGTGTTCACCGCGAACACCGTCCGCTCGCGCGCGACCGCCGTCGCCGTCCGCGGCGGCCGCATCGTGGCCGTCGGAGGCGACGACGTGCGCGAGCTCGTCGGCCCCCGCACGGAGGTCGTCGACCTGCGCGGCCGGATGCTCGTGCCCGGATTCCAGGACGCCCACGTGCACCCGGTGTGGGGCGGGCTCGACATGCTGCGCTGCGACCTGTCGGCCCTCTCGAGCGCCGCGGAGTATCTCGACGAGATCGGCCGTTACGCGGCATCCCACCCGGATGACGCCTGGGTGCTCGGCGGCGGGTGGCAGATGTCGGCGTTCCCCGGCGGGACCCCCACCGCCGCGGCGCTCGACACCGTCGTCGCCGACCGGCCCGCGTTCCTCCCGAACCGGGACGGCCACGGGGCGTGGGTCAACTCCGCCGCGCTGCGGCTGGCGGGAATCGACCGCGACACCCCCGACCCCGCCGACGGCCGCATCGAGCGCGATGCGGCCGGCAACCCGTCCGGCACCCTGCACGAAGGTGCGATGGGCCTCGTGAACCGGCTGCTGCCCGAGGAGCCGCTCGACCGGCTCACCGAGGCGCTGCTGGTCGGCCAGCGCTACCTGCACTCGTTCGGCATCACGGCCTGGCAGGACGCGATCGTCGGGGCGTACGGGGATGCCGGCGACCCCGGTCCCGCGTACCTCAAGGCCGCCGCCGACGGCACCCTCACGGCGCGCGTGGTCGGCGCGCTGTGGTGGGACCGCACCCAGGGCCTCGAGCAGATCCCCGCGCTGCTCGAGCGGCGCGACCGGTACCGCGGCGGGCGGTTCGCGGCGACGAGCATCAAGGTGATGCAGGACGGTGTGGCCGAGAACTTCACCGCGTCGATGCTCGAGCCCTACGGCGACGGCCACGGGCACTTCACCGACAACTCCGGCATCTCCTTCGTCGCGCCCGAGATCCTGAACGAGGCCGTGCCGCTGCTGGACGAGGCCGGCTTCCAGGTGCACTTCCACGCGATCGGCGACCGTGCGGTGCGCGAATGCCTGGATGCCGTCGAGCGCGCGATCGCCCGCAACGGCGGGCGCCGCGACAACCGCCACCACATCGCGCACATCCAGGTCGTGCACCCCGACGACGTCCCCCGCTTCCGGCAGCTCGGCGTGGCCGCCAACATGCAGTCCTACTGGGCGACGCTCGAGCCCCAGATGGTGGAGCTGACCCTCCCGTTCCTGGGCGCCCCGCGCAGCGCGTGGCAGTACCCGTTCGGCGACCTGCTGCGCGCGGGCGCCGTGCTCGCGGCCGGTTCGGACTGGTCGGTCTCTACGCCCGACCCCCTGGCGGCGATCCACACCGCGGTGAACCGCACCGCCGCGCCCGGGCATGAGGAGGGCGAGTACGACCCCTTCCTGCCCGAGCAGGCGATCGATCTGGCGACCTCGCTCACGGCCTACACCGCCGGCTCCGCGTGGGTGAACCACCTCGACGAGGTCACCGGAACGGTCGAGGTCGGCAAGTTCGCCGACCTCGCCGTGCTCGACCGCGATCCGTTCGCGGGCCCCGCCGACCAGATCGGCGCGACCCGTGTGCTGCAGACCTTCGTCGAGGGCGAGCGGGTCTTCGCCGCCGACGACTCCTGA
- a CDS encoding ABC transporter permease produces the protein MTITKTEAIARIEEIDTGTKVRRARSPKSWSDIALNVWGVLVLLFLFAPIIVIVIYSFNSGRLLIAWDGFGFDAFATILEKPAIQNAVRVSLITAFFAAIIATALGTLAGIAMARHPGKWTWWFLGLLLFVSVTPEIVDAVALLPWMVFLGQDAGLTMFNDGLVRLSVGSSLFATAVVSYIVRARLIGQDANLEEASGDLYANPIATFLKVTLPLALPAVLAGFLLAFTLSLDNTVIAAFVQVSGTTPWPVYVLSAVRSGMRPEIAAVSTVMLLLTLVALALVALVLKRAGDSATEIARTMTGG, from the coding sequence GTGACCATCACGAAGACCGAGGCGATCGCCCGCATCGAGGAGATCGACACCGGCACCAAGGTCCGCCGCGCGCGGTCCCCCAAGTCGTGGTCGGACATCGCCCTCAACGTGTGGGGCGTGCTGGTCCTGCTGTTCCTGTTCGCGCCGATCATCGTGATCGTCATCTACTCGTTCAACAGCGGCCGCCTGCTGATCGCGTGGGACGGTTTCGGGTTCGACGCCTTCGCGACGATCCTCGAGAAGCCGGCGATCCAGAACGCTGTGCGCGTGTCGCTGATCACCGCCTTCTTCGCGGCGATCATCGCCACGGCTCTCGGCACCCTCGCGGGCATCGCCATGGCACGCCACCCCGGCAAGTGGACGTGGTGGTTCCTGGGTCTGCTCCTGTTCGTGTCGGTGACGCCCGAGATCGTCGACGCCGTGGCGCTGCTGCCGTGGATGGTGTTCCTCGGCCAGGACGCGGGGCTGACGATGTTCAACGACGGCCTCGTGCGCCTCTCCGTCGGCTCGTCGCTGTTCGCGACCGCCGTGGTGTCGTACATCGTCCGCGCGCGCCTGATCGGCCAGGACGCGAACCTCGAAGAGGCTTCCGGCGACCTGTACGCGAACCCGATCGCGACCTTCCTGAAGGTCACGCTTCCGCTCGCGCTGCCGGCGGTGCTGGCCGGCTTCCTGCTCGCGTTCACCCTGAGCCTCGACAACACGGTCATCGCCGCGTTCGTGCAGGTGTCGGGCACCACGCCGTGGCCGGTGTACGTCCTCAGCGCCGTGCGTTCGGGCATGCGGCCCGAGATCGCCGCCGTGTCGACCGTGATGCTGCTGCTCACGCTCGTCGCGCTCGCGCTGGTCGCCCTGGTGCTCAAGCGCGCCGGCGACTCGGCGACCGAGATCGCGCGCACCATGACGGGCGGCTGA
- a CDS encoding extracellular solute-binding protein: MTDPRNAVRILAPEGTAQAIVREVSRRRFLSFAALTGGAAFLAACAGPGSGTSSAPQATGGALENGVSVYTWGDYDAPEVMSSFTSELGPKITMDSYSSNEELIAKLIAAKGTSGYDIVVPTGVFVPQMIEHGLLEKFNKDLIPNMSNLDAFYLGRAWDPENDYTVVKAWGTTGYVYDKTVITRELTTWADFFDAAQNEASGKTAMSDDPAGIIGSYFWANDMDWNTDDEAELDACADFLVNEIAPHIAAFDSYPGSSAIPQGTHVLMQAWNGDARLGLQESSEPERWQWVFPGPRTELWMDNWAIAAGAQNIEAAHAFINWSLSTESLAANLDYIGYNVGGKDMEPAAIEAGLDYVDMIFFTPEQLETMNEQELNDTQQRRVEIWSEMKAAAGA, from the coding sequence ATGACCGATCCCCGCAACGCCGTGCGCATCCTCGCCCCCGAAGGCACCGCACAGGCGATCGTGCGCGAAGTGTCGCGCCGCCGCTTCCTCAGCTTCGCCGCCCTCACCGGCGGCGCCGCCTTCCTCGCCGCGTGCGCCGGCCCCGGCAGCGGCACCTCGAGCGCCCCCCAGGCCACCGGAGGCGCGCTCGAGAACGGCGTCTCCGTCTACACGTGGGGCGACTACGACGCGCCCGAGGTGATGTCCTCGTTCACGTCCGAGCTCGGCCCCAAGATCACGATGGACTCGTACTCGTCGAACGAGGAGCTCATCGCCAAGCTCATCGCCGCCAAGGGCACCTCCGGCTACGACATCGTCGTCCCGACCGGCGTTTTCGTGCCCCAGATGATCGAGCACGGTCTGCTCGAGAAGTTCAACAAGGACCTCATCCCGAACATGTCGAACCTCGACGCGTTCTACCTCGGCCGCGCCTGGGACCCGGAGAACGACTACACCGTCGTGAAGGCATGGGGCACCACCGGCTACGTCTACGACAAGACCGTGATCACCCGCGAGCTCACCACGTGGGCCGACTTCTTCGACGCCGCCCAGAACGAGGCCAGCGGCAAGACGGCGATGTCGGACGACCCCGCCGGCATCATCGGCTCCTACTTCTGGGCCAACGACATGGACTGGAACACCGACGACGAGGCCGAGCTCGACGCGTGCGCCGACTTCCTGGTGAACGAGATCGCGCCCCACATCGCCGCCTTCGACTCCTACCCGGGCTCGAGCGCCATCCCGCAGGGGACCCACGTGCTCATGCAGGCGTGGAACGGCGACGCGCGCCTGGGCCTGCAGGAGTCCTCCGAGCCCGAGCGCTGGCAGTGGGTCTTCCCCGGCCCTCGCACCGAGCTGTGGATGGACAACTGGGCCATCGCCGCCGGCGCGCAGAACATCGAGGCCGCGCACGCCTTCATCAACTGGTCGCTGAGCACCGAGAGCCTCGCGGCGAACCTCGACTACATCGGCTACAACGTGGGCGGCAAGGACATGGAGCCGGCAGCGATCGAGGCCGGCCTCGACTACGTCGACATGATCTTCTTCACCCCCGAGCAGCTCGAGACGATGAACGAGCAGGAGCTCAACGACACGCAGCAGCGCCGTGTGGAGATCTGGTCCGAGATGAAGGCCGCCGCTGGTGCCTAA
- a CDS encoding ABC transporter ATP-binding protein: MTTATETGTMAGTATLEGRGAVRLEGVTKNYGEAVAVDDLSLSIEPGEFISFLGPSGCGKTTTLRMIAGFEHPDAGQISISGTSVLNVPPYRRDVNTVFQAYALFPHLSVAENVAYGLQQRRTPKSEVRERVSQALDMVQMRSFGDRKPTQLSGGQQQRVALARALVNRPAVLLLDEPLGALDRQLREEMQLELKLLQSRLGITFVFVTHDQGEALSMSDRIAIMRAGRIEQLADADTVYARPASAYVAAFVGQQNFFHGAATDDGSAVASPHALVRAAEPALAGVAQGEAAVRPEFIRIEADDPAAESAEPNTARGSLIGVSHLGDTMQYLVRLGDEQSLIVRRPTPDAPALRVGDTVRCSWSAHHVLLFPSDDAAVQGGYIAPPTH; this comes from the coding sequence GTGACCACGGCGACCGAGACAGGCACGATGGCGGGCACCGCCACGCTCGAGGGGCGCGGGGCCGTGCGCCTCGAAGGCGTCACCAAGAACTACGGCGAGGCGGTCGCGGTCGACGATCTGTCGCTGTCGATCGAGCCGGGCGAGTTCATCTCGTTCCTCGGCCCGTCCGGCTGCGGCAAGACGACGACGCTGCGCATGATCGCAGGCTTCGAGCATCCCGATGCTGGCCAGATCAGCATCTCGGGCACCTCGGTGCTGAACGTCCCCCCGTACCGCCGGGACGTGAACACGGTCTTCCAGGCGTATGCGCTGTTCCCGCACCTCTCGGTCGCCGAGAACGTCGCGTACGGGCTGCAGCAGCGCCGCACACCCAAGTCCGAGGTGCGCGAGCGCGTCTCGCAGGCCCTCGACATGGTGCAGATGCGCTCGTTCGGAGATCGCAAGCCGACGCAGCTCTCCGGCGGCCAGCAGCAGCGCGTGGCGCTGGCCCGCGCCCTTGTGAACCGTCCCGCGGTGCTGCTGCTCGACGAGCCGCTGGGCGCCCTCGACCGCCAGCTGCGCGAGGAGATGCAGCTGGAGCTCAAGCTCCTGCAGTCGCGTCTGGGCATCACCTTCGTCTTCGTCACGCACGACCAGGGCGAGGCACTGTCGATGAGCGACCGCATCGCGATCATGCGCGCCGGCCGCATCGAGCAGCTCGCCGACGCCGACACCGTGTATGCGCGCCCCGCTTCGGCATATGTCGCGGCCTTCGTCGGACAGCAGAACTTCTTCCACGGCGCCGCCACCGACGACGGCTCGGCCGTCGCCTCCCCCCACGCCCTGGTGCGCGCCGCCGAGCCCGCGCTCGCCGGCGTGGCGCAGGGCGAGGCCGCCGTGCGACCGGAGTTCATCCGCATCGAGGCCGACGACCCTGCTGCCGAGAGCGCCGAGCCGAACACCGCCCGCGGCAGCCTCATCGGCGTCTCGCACCTCGGCGACACCATGCAGTACCTGGTGCGCCTCGGCGACGAGCAGAGCCTGATCGTGCGCCGCCCCACGCCCGACGCCCCCGCGCTGCGCGTGGGCGACACGGTGCGCTGCTCGTGGTCCGCCCACCACGTCCTCCTCTTCCCGTCGGACGACGCCGCCGTCCAGGGCGGGTACATCGCACCGCCCACTCACTGA
- a CDS encoding Fpg/Nei family DNA glycosylase codes for MPEGDTVFRTARRLDAALSGSEVTRFELRVPQAATVDLRGQVVRDVTARGKHLLHRIGEHTLRSHLKMEGSWHVYRPGERWHAPAHTARAVIVGRRPDGTSCETVGFDLADIAVVPTALEDALVGHLGPDPLGPDWDPAEAAQRLGSDHRPIHVALQDQRNVAGFGNEYANEILFVRGIHPTTPAHTIDAAGVVDLGARMIRANRDRADRTFTGDSRRGRTTWVYRREGRPCRRCGTLILGGALGADPTRERIVFWCPRCQPAAPG; via the coding sequence GTGCCTGAGGGCGACACCGTCTTCCGCACGGCGCGACGCCTGGATGCCGCGCTCTCGGGCTCCGAGGTGACCCGGTTCGAACTGCGGGTGCCCCAGGCGGCCACCGTCGATCTGCGCGGGCAGGTGGTGCGCGACGTGACAGCCCGCGGCAAGCATCTGCTGCATCGCATCGGCGAGCACACCCTGCGCAGCCACCTCAAGATGGAGGGGTCCTGGCACGTGTACCGGCCGGGAGAGCGCTGGCACGCGCCCGCGCACACGGCGCGCGCGGTCATCGTGGGCCGGCGCCCCGACGGCACCTCGTGCGAGACCGTCGGCTTCGACCTCGCCGATATCGCGGTCGTCCCGACCGCGCTCGAGGACGCACTCGTCGGCCATCTCGGGCCCGATCCCCTCGGCCCGGACTGGGACCCGGCCGAAGCCGCCCAGCGCCTGGGCTCCGACCATCGACCGATCCATGTCGCACTGCAGGACCAGCGCAACGTCGCCGGCTTCGGCAACGAGTACGCCAACGAGATCCTGTTCGTGCGCGGCATCCACCCCACCACGCCCGCCCACACGATCGACGCGGCGGGCGTCGTGGACCTCGGCGCCCGCATGATCCGCGCGAACCGCGATCGGGCCGACCGCACCTTCACCGGGGATTCCCGGCGCGGGCGGACCACGTGGGTGTACCGCCGCGAGGGCAGGCCCTGCCGCCGATGCGGAACGCTCATCCTGGGCGGCGCGCTCGGCGCCGACCCCACGCGGGAGCGCATCGTGTTCTGGTGTCCGCGGTGTCAGCCGGCCGCCCCGGGGTGA